GGTGGCTCCGGCATAGCCGTACGGGGCCCGGGAGGAATCCGGTTCCAGGCGGTCGCCGAGTGTTTCGGAGACGCCAGTTCCGTCCCTCGGGAGGCACTCCATCAATGGTTCGCGCATGGCTCAGCCCGCGCTCCCGTCCACCGGCGGTCCACCCGCCCCCGATGTCATGAGCATTCTGGGGGTGGCGAGGGCGATCGGCGGTGGACCGGAGTCACCGAGGACGGCGAGAGAGCATTCCAGTTGTCTAATCGCCCGGAGGAAGTCGGCGAGGATGCGGGAGCAGTTCCACAGGACGACGCGTCGGCCGTTGTGCACCAGGTAGCCGGGGGCCACGTCGCCGGCGGCGTTCCGCCGGTCCGGGACGAAGAGCCACGTCCCGAGGCTGCAGATCGGGTCCCGCTCGGGGCGCCGTGGAGTCGCTTGATCATGATTCGGAATCACACCACCTCAACGAGGCCGTCTCCGTGGCGGATGTGCGGAATTCGGGCGACATTCCATATGAGGGACGGCTTTCACTCACCGGACTTCCTCGCCCGGACCCCGCCCAATGCCCGTCCAATGCCCGCCCGGGTGGGCCGCTCGCCGAATCCTCCCACCCCGCCGGGCGCCAATGGTAGCTCCGCCCTGCGCCGCTCGACGAATCTCCCCAGCGTTTCTCCGCGGAGCCCCCGGCATGGTCCAATGCTTCCCAAAATTCCCCGAAGATATCCCCCGAAGGAACGTTTCACCCGGGTTCCGATCTTCAAATCGTTGTTGTAGGGTCTCTTTCTCGCGAAACGGTCTGCATGAATTCTGAGGAAGTATCACCGGCAAGCCTGCGCGTAGGGGGTTCGAGATGCTCAGCATGGACGAGTACTTTGACGTCGGTCGGCTGCGCGGACAGGGATGGTCGATCTCGGCGATCGCCCGGCATCTGGGCCGCGACCGCAAGACGGTGCGGACCTATCTCTCGGGCGCCCGGGTCCCCGGGGTACGGACACCGGCCAGGGACGAGTTCCTCGTCTTCCTCCCGTACTGCCGGCGGCGGCTGGCGGACGACCCGCACCTTCCGGCCACCGCTCTGTTCGAGGAGGTCGCCGAACTCGGCTACCACGGCGGGTACTCCACCTTCACCCGCGCCCTGCGCCGGAACCGCCTGCGCCCGTCCTGCGCCCGCTGCCGACCGCGCGTCGCGCTCGATCCGCCGGGCGAGCCGGTCGAGGGCGAGGAGCTCCGGTTCAGCTGGTCGCCGCTGGCTCCCCCCACGCCCGGCAGTCCCCTCGGCGCGGGCCCGTACCTGCTGACGGGCTCACTCCGGGACCCCCGCCGGTCGCGGAGCGCGCTCGCCGACGGCAGCGAGTTCCCGCACCTGGTCGAGGCCCTCGACCTGGTGCTGAGGCGGCTCGGGGGCACCGCCCCGCGCTGGCGGTTCGACCGCACGGAACCGGTCTGCTGCCCGACGACCGGCCGGCTGGCCCCGGCGTTCGCCCAGGTCGGGCGGTACTACGGGGTGGAGATCACACTCGATCCGGCCGACCGCACCGCCGGGCCCGACCCGGTCCACGAGGCCGTGATCGGACGATGTCTGAGCCTCGCCGGCGGCCGCGGGGCGCAGCCGGTGCCGCAGGAGCCGGGGGGTGCGCCGGCCCGGGAGGCCGAGCCCGTCGGCGCGCCGCCGGCCCCCGTGGACGGGGCCGCCGACGGAGCGCGGCTGCTCGACCTGCCGCCCGTCCCGTTCCCGGCCCGGGTGCACGCCTTCCGCATGGTCGACCCGGAGGGCATGGTCGCCTTCCGCGGGAACCGCTACGCCGTGCCGCCCGACCTGGCCGGGGCGGTGGTGCAGGTCCGTCACCGCCTGGACGAGCCCTACCTCTCGATCGCGGCGACCGGCGGAGCCGTGATCACCCGCCACCTGCTGGCCCCCCGGGGCGCGGGGATGCAGGTCACCGACCTGGGAGGGGCGATCGTGCTGGAGCGGTCGCCGCGCCTCCAGCTCACCGGCACCCCGCCCTGCCCGGACGGCGCCACCCGCCGGCCGCTGTCCCCGGAGGCCACGGCCGAGGCGGAGGCGCTCCGGCGCGCGCTGCGGGAGCGCCGGCCGCGGCCGGTCGGCGGGCCGGAAGCCGAGGCGGGCGGCCCGGGGTAGCCGGGCGGACGGGGGCGCGGTCGCGGTCGTCCGGCCGCCGGACCGCTTCGGCCCGCCCCGCCCTGCACGGAGACCACAGCACGGAGGACCGGGTCGGAGCGGAAGCGGACCGTCCCGGGTCCGCCACGGGGGAGGGAGACGCGCCATGGCGATGTGGCCGTGGAGAAACCGCGGGGACCGGGATGCCGAGGCCCTGGCCTCGCTCGTCGCCTCCGCGCGCCGCCTCGACTACGGGGGTGCGTACGCGCGGGAGCTCACCGGCCGGACCGGGGCCGGGGCCACCGCACCCGGCCCGCCCCTGCCCGAGGTCCCCGAGGTGCGGTGGTGGACCGAGCACGGCTGAGACCGACCGGCCATCGGGGGGTGGGTGAAGGAGCGGGTCGAGAGCCGAGTCTGGGCGGTGCCGACGATGGGGGCACCTCCCGGCCGAAGGCCGGGGGAGAGTGGCAGCGGAGCTGCGGCGACCGAGGAGAAGCCGTCCCTGGGCCCCTCCTGCCCGATGGCGGGCAGGAGGGGAGAGAGCTGTCGGCCCGCGACGCCGCCCCCCAATGGCCGGTCGGTCTATGGCGGCCGCTCATGGAGCGGCCGTTCCCGGGGGGTGGCCGTTCCCGAGGGGTGGGTCAGCTCTCGTACGGGAGGAGTTCCGGTCGCTTCGGCGCCCGCCCGTCCCCCGAGGAGTGGCCCAGCAGCCGGCGGCCGATCCACGGGCCCAGGTGCGTGCGGAGCCACCGCAGGTCCGCGCCGAGCTCCTCGCGGCGCCCGCGCGGGTCGGCCTGCGCCAGCGGCGCCCGCCAGTCGAACTCGGCCGGACGTCCCAGCGCCTCCAGGACGGCCGCGGCCACCCGGCGGTGCCCCTCCGGGGAGAGGTGCAGCCGGTCCTCGTCCCAGAGCCGGCGGTCGTCGAAGCACGGCGCCGAGAACAGGTCCACCACCGCGACCCGGCCCGGGTTGGCCCGGGCGATGCCCTCCACGAACGCCTTCATCCGCAGGATCACCGGGAGCAGCCGGGCGCTGCCGGACATCCGGCGGGTCGGGTCGGTGCTGGTGAACATCACCACCGTGCGGCCGTCGGCGATCAGCTCGGCGGCCGCCCGGCCCAGTTGCACCTCGACGTCACCGATGTCGCAGCCGGGGCGGAGCACGTCGTTCAGCCCGCCGGCCAGGGTCACCAGGTCGGCGTCCATCGCGGCGGCGGCCCCGACCTGCTCGTCGACGATCTGGCCGATCAGCTTCCCGCGGACGGCGAGGTTCGCGTAGCGGAACCCGCCGTCCGGACGCTCGGCGGCCAGGGCGGCGGCCACGCGGTCGGCCCACCCGCGGAACTGCCCGTCCGGCAGCAGGTCGTCGCACATGCCCTCGGTGAAGGAGTCACCGACGGCGACGTAACGGGTGAAGGCGGCGGAGGTGTCGGTGTTCGTCACGCCCGCCGATGGTACGCGCACACGCGACCGCGACCACCGG
The window above is part of the Kitasatospora sp. HUAS MG31 genome. Proteins encoded here:
- a CDS encoding Mu transposase domain-containing protein; this encodes MDEYFDVGRLRGQGWSISAIARHLGRDRKTVRTYLSGARVPGVRTPARDEFLVFLPYCRRRLADDPHLPATALFEEVAELGYHGGYSTFTRALRRNRLRPSCARCRPRVALDPPGEPVEGEELRFSWSPLAPPTPGSPLGAGPYLLTGSLRDPRRSRSALADGSEFPHLVEALDLVLRRLGGTAPRWRFDRTEPVCCPTTGRLAPAFAQVGRYYGVEITLDPADRTAGPDPVHEAVIGRCLSLAGGRGAQPVPQEPGGAPAREAEPVGAPPAPVDGAADGARLLDLPPVPFPARVHAFRMVDPEGMVAFRGNRYAVPPDLAGAVVQVRHRLDEPYLSIAATGGAVITRHLLAPRGAGMQVTDLGGAIVLERSPRLQLTGTPPCPDGATRRPLSPEATAEAEALRRALRERRPRPVGGPEAEAGGPG
- a CDS encoding SGNH/GDSL hydrolase family protein, encoding MCDDLLPDGQFRGWADRVAAALAAERPDGGFRYANLAVRGKLIGQIVDEQVGAAAAMDADLVTLAGGLNDVLRPGCDIGDVEVQLGRAAAELIADGRTVVMFTSTDPTRRMSGSARLLPVILRMKAFVEGIARANPGRVAVVDLFSAPCFDDRRLWDEDRLHLSPEGHRRVAAAVLEALGRPAEFDWRAPLAQADPRGRREELGADLRWLRTHLGPWIGRRLLGHSSGDGRAPKRPELLPYES